Proteins encoded within one genomic window of Chrysemys picta bellii isolate R12L10 chromosome 6, ASM1138683v2, whole genome shotgun sequence:
- the LOC135984328 gene encoding uncharacterized protein LOC135984328, with translation MQSSPAVMAVQSGNRKRAPAWTDREVLDLIAVWGDESVLSELRSKRRNAKIYKKISKDMAERGYSRDATQCRVKIKELRQGYQKTKEANGRSGSHPQTSRFYEALHSILGAAATTTPPVTVDSEDGILSTAGSSDMLGDGEDEEGDEEGEAVGSSHNADFPDSQDLFITLTEIPYEASPAVTPDTESGEGSATPSATVSQPSLESHSQRLARIRRRKKRTREDMFSELMASSQAQAAQQTQWRENLTRMHQANMDREERWRQEDQQATQTLLGLLREQTDTLRRLVDVLQERRQEDRAPLQSISNRPPPPPSPIPTSPKVQRRRGGRVPAKSHSTPAESSGSRRLSFPKI, from the exons atgcagagctctccagcagtgatggccgtgcagtctgggaatagaaagagagccccagcatggactgatcgtgaagtcttggatctcatcgctgtgtggggcgatgagtccgtgctttccgagctgcgatccaaaagaaggaatgcaaagatctacaagaagatctctaaagacatggcagagagaggatacagccgggatgcaacgcagtgccgcgtgaaaatcaaggagctgagacaaggctaccagaagaccaaagaggcaaacggacgctccggatcccatccccagacatcccgtttctacgaggcactgcattccatcctcggtgctgccgccaccactaccccaccagtgaccgtggactctgaggatgggatactgtccacggccggttcctcggacatgttaggggacggggaagatgaggaaggagatgaggagggcgaggcagtcggcagctctcacaatgctgatttccccgacagccaggatctcttcatcacccttacagagatcccctacgaagcgtccccagccgttaccccggacacagaatctggtgaaggatcagcca ccccgtctgcgactgtctcacaacctagcctggaatcacactcccagaggctagcgcggattaggcgtaggaagaagaggacacgggaggacatgttctctgagcttatggcctcttcccaagcccaggcagcacagcagacccagtggcgggagaacttgacccgaatgcaccaagccaacatggatcgggaggagaggtggcggcaggaagaccagcaggcgactcaaacgctgcttggactactgagggagcaaacggacacgctccggcgccttgtggatgttctgcaggaacggaggcaggaggacagagccccgctgcagtccatctctaaccgccctcccccgccaccaagtcccatacccacctcacccaaagtgcaaagaaggagaggcggcagagtccctgctaagtctcactccacccctgcagagagctctggtagcagaaggctctcatttcccaaaatttga